The Thermoclostridium stercorarium subsp. stercorarium DSM 8532 genome contains a region encoding:
- the chvE gene encoding multiple monosaccharide ABC transporter substrate-binding protein, translating to MKSLKKLFACLLSLLLILSLSACNTSPAGKTQTTKKAYIGISMPTQSSERWIKDGGTMKEILEKRGYTVDLQFAEDDIPTQKAQIENMIMKGAKVLVIAPIDGSTLSETLDQAGKDGVKIIAYDRLLVNTDAVSYYATFDNRKVGQLQAQSLLEGLKKLKGDGPYNIELFAGSPDDTNSYYFYQGAMDVLKPLIDNGTIRIPSGQTKQEEIGILRWDGAVAQARMDALLAAHYTDGTVLHGVLSPYDGLSRGIISALISFGYTPGDNFPVVTGQDAEAASIKLIISGEQYSTILKDTRKLAEVAANMVEALLNGTEPEINDTETYHNNVKVVPAYLLEPYIVTKENYKELVIDSGYLTEDDIK from the coding sequence ATGAAAAGTCTCAAAAAATTATTCGCATGTCTCCTTTCGCTGTTACTAATCCTTTCGCTCTCAGCCTGCAACACTTCTCCAGCCGGCAAAACCCAGACGACGAAAAAGGCGTACATAGGTATCTCAATGCCCACGCAGTCTTCGGAACGCTGGATCAAGGACGGCGGAACAATGAAGGAAATCCTTGAGAAAAGAGGATACACCGTCGACCTTCAGTTTGCGGAAGACGATATTCCCACTCAGAAAGCGCAGATTGAAAACATGATTATGAAGGGCGCAAAAGTTCTTGTGATAGCTCCGATTGACGGCTCCACCCTGTCGGAAACCCTGGATCAGGCTGGTAAAGACGGCGTCAAAATCATCGCTTACGACCGCCTTTTGGTAAACACCGACGCAGTTTCCTATTACGCTACGTTTGATAACAGAAAAGTGGGACAGCTTCAGGCACAATCCCTTCTGGAAGGCCTGAAAAAGCTAAAAGGCGATGGTCCCTACAATATCGAACTCTTTGCCGGTTCTCCCGATGACACGAATTCATACTACTTCTATCAGGGAGCAATGGATGTTCTGAAACCGTTAATCGACAACGGAACAATCCGCATTCCGTCGGGGCAGACAAAACAGGAGGAAATCGGTATTTTGCGCTGGGACGGCGCAGTTGCCCAGGCCCGAATGGATGCGCTGCTTGCAGCACATTACACCGACGGCACCGTCCTCCACGGGGTTCTTTCACCCTATGACGGCCTGTCAAGGGGGATTATATCGGCTCTGATATCCTTCGGCTACACACCCGGCGATAATTTCCCCGTCGTTACGGGTCAGGACGCCGAAGCGGCTTCAATAAAACTTATTATATCCGGCGAACAGTATTCCACCATTCTGAAGGACACCAGAAAACTGGCAGAAGTGGCCGCGAACATGGTTGAGGCGCTGCTTAACGGAACCGAACCTGAAATCAACGATACCGAAACCTACCATAACAATGTCAAGGTAGTTCCCGCCTATTTGCTTGAGCCTTACATTGTAACCAAGGAGAACTACAAAGAACTGGTCATTGATTCGGGTTACCTGACAGAGGACGATATAAAATAG
- the mmsA gene encoding multiple monosaccharide ABC transporter ATP-binding protein, whose product MEQYILEMRNITKEFPGVKALDNVNLKVRRGQIHALVGENGAGKSTLMNILSGVYPYGTYEGEIIVEGEVCRFRDIKESEAKGITIIHQELALIPTLSIAENIFLGNEQTQRRWIIDWHKTHRKAMEMMKKVGLNENINTKVADLGMGKQQLVEIIKALAKDVKILILDEPTAALNDEDSKNLLRLLVELKNQGITCIIISHKINEIVEVADEITILRDGTTIETLRRGVDDFSEDRIIKGMVGRELTNRFPKRSSKIGEVRFEVLNWNVYDPKDPSKHVIKNVSIYARRGEVVGIAGLMGSGRTEFAMSVFGRAYGTNISGTIKKDGKEIVLRDESEAIANGIAYTTEDRKSAGLILIDDIKRNIVLPSLSKISKGIVINENEEIRVGEEYRRKLRIKSSSVLQKTGQLSGGNQQKVVFSKWIFAEPDILILDEPTRGIDVGAKYEIYCIINELAENGKTIIMISSELPEILGMCDRIYVMNEGRIVGELTAEEASQEKIMQCIMRSNKEVF is encoded by the coding sequence ATGGAACAGTATATTCTGGAAATGAGAAATATAACAAAGGAATTTCCGGGAGTCAAAGCCCTGGACAATGTCAACCTTAAAGTCAGGCGTGGCCAGATTCACGCCCTGGTTGGCGAAAACGGCGCGGGAAAGTCAACTTTGATGAATATTTTAAGCGGCGTATATCCGTACGGAACTTATGAGGGCGAGATAATTGTCGAAGGAGAAGTATGCAGATTCAGAGACATAAAGGAAAGCGAGGCAAAAGGCATTACGATAATTCACCAGGAACTGGCGCTGATCCCCACCCTGTCCATTGCCGAAAACATATTCCTGGGCAATGAGCAAACCCAGAGACGCTGGATTATAGACTGGCACAAGACGCACAGAAAGGCCATGGAAATGATGAAAAAAGTAGGCCTTAACGAAAACATAAATACAAAGGTGGCGGACCTGGGTATGGGGAAACAGCAGCTTGTGGAGATTATCAAAGCCCTTGCAAAGGACGTTAAGATTCTAATTCTTGACGAGCCCACCGCTGCATTGAACGACGAAGATTCAAAAAATCTCTTAAGGCTTCTTGTCGAATTGAAAAATCAGGGAATTACCTGCATTATAATATCCCATAAAATAAACGAAATTGTCGAAGTGGCCGATGAGATAACAATCCTCAGGGACGGAACGACGATTGAAACCCTCCGCAGAGGCGTTGATGACTTTTCCGAGGACAGGATCATAAAGGGCATGGTAGGCCGTGAACTGACCAACAGATTCCCCAAACGCAGCAGCAAAATCGGAGAGGTGCGGTTCGAGGTCCTGAACTGGAATGTATATGATCCCAAAGACCCGTCGAAGCACGTAATCAAAAACGTTTCAATCTATGCCCGGAGAGGTGAGGTAGTAGGCATTGCCGGGCTGATGGGGTCCGGAAGGACCGAATTCGCAATGAGCGTGTTCGGCAGGGCCTATGGCACAAACATATCGGGCACCATAAAGAAAGACGGGAAAGAAATTGTTTTGCGCGACGAAAGCGAGGCAATAGCAAACGGTATAGCCTATACCACGGAGGACAGGAAATCCGCAGGCCTCATACTGATTGACGACATAAAACGAAATATCGTACTCCCCAGCCTTTCAAAAATAAGCAAAGGAATTGTCATTAACGAAAACGAGGAAATCAGGGTCGGGGAAGAGTACAGAAGGAAACTCAGGATTAAATCTTCCAGCGTTCTGCAGAAAACCGGGCAGCTTTCGGGCGGAAACCAGCAAAAAGTGGTTTTCAGCAAATGGATATTCGCAGAACCAGACATACTGATACTGGATGAACCCACAAGAGGAATTGACGTGGGCGCAAAATATGAAATTTACTGCATAATAAACGAACTGGCCGAAAACGGAAAAACAATAATAATGATATCCTCTGAACTGCCTGAAATACTTGGAATGTGCGACAGAATATACGTAATGAACGAAGGCAGAATAGTCGGCGAATTAACGGCAGAAGAGGCTTCCCAGGAAAAAATCATGCAATGCATTATGAGAAGCAACAAGGAGGTATTTTAA